One Malaclemys terrapin pileata isolate rMalTer1 chromosome 7, rMalTer1.hap1, whole genome shotgun sequence genomic region harbors:
- the LOC128841257 gene encoding beta-microseminoprotein-like, which yields MQCIISLQKTSHRLGATNFTMKCFLGILFAFGILVTLCDAFCFYQRNDPLKSTEGCSQDEKVHKFGATWTANCNRCHCSRNGIRCCSTYHSPAGYDREKCESIFNKDTCSYSVVEKADPSKACEVRGWVG from the exons ATGCAGTGTATAATTTCACTGCAGAAAACTTCCCACAGACTGGGAGCAACCAATTTTACAATG AAGTGCTTTCTGGGTATCCTTTTTGCCTTTGGCATCTTGGTGACACTATGCGATGCATTCTGTTTTTATCAACGAAATGACCCATTGAAATCTACCGAAG GTTGTAGTCAAGATGAAAAGGTGCATAAATTTGGTGCCACTTGGACTGCAAATTGCAACAGATGTCACTGCAGCCGGAATGGAATACGCTGTTGCTCCAC CTATCATTCGCCTGCGGGTTATGACAGAGAAAAATGTGAAAGCATTTTCAACAAGGACACCTGCAGCTACAGCGTGGTGGAGAAGGCCGACCCCTCGAAAGCCTGCGAGGTCCGTGGCTGGGTGGGTTAA